From Micromonospora rhizosphaerae, the proteins below share one genomic window:
- the rplP gene encoding 50S ribosomal protein L16, which translates to MLMPRKPPKGFRKPHHPDRHGASKGGNRVVFGEFGIQALEPAYVTNRQIESARIAMTRHIKRGGKVWITVFPDQALTKKPAETRMGSGKGSPEWWVANVKPGRVLFEMSFPNEQIAREAMRRAIHKLPMKCRIVTREVGES; encoded by the coding sequence ATGCTGATGCCGCGCAAGCCCCCGAAGGGCTTCCGCAAGCCGCACCACCCGGACCGTCACGGCGCGTCCAAGGGTGGCAACCGGGTGGTGTTCGGCGAGTTCGGGATCCAGGCTCTCGAGCCGGCGTACGTGACGAACCGGCAGATCGAGTCGGCGCGTATCGCGATGACCCGCCACATCAAGCGTGGCGGCAAGGTCTGGATCACGGTCTTCCCGGACCAGGCCCTGACCAAGAAGCCGGCGGAAACCCGGATGGGTTCCGGTAAGGGCTCGCCCGAGTGGTGGGTCGCCAACGTCAAGCCGGGGCGGGTTCTCTTCGAGATGTCCTTCCCCAACGAGCAGATCGCGCGAGAGGCGATGCGTCGCGCGATCCACAAGCTCCCGATGAAGTGCCGCATTGTTACGCGCGAAGTGGGTGAATCCTGA
- the rpsC gene encoding 30S ribosomal protein S3: MGQKVHPTGFRLGISTDWKSRWFADKLYKDYIGEDVKIRRMMSKGLERAGISKVDIERTRDRVRVDIHTARPGIVIGRKGAEADRIRGELEKLTGKQVQLNIIEVKSPESDAQLVAQGVAEQLSSRVSFRRAMRKAMQSAMKNPVVKGIRVQVSGRLGGAEMSRTEFYREGRVPLHTLRANIEYGFFEARTTFGRIGVKVWIYKGDAVPGREAPAEAGPSRPRRERGERPERPRRGRSGSAGTTAGGTEAGRAAATTLAQAAETPAGEPVDTAAVAAAASAPAEKQQEG, from the coding sequence ATGGGTCAGAAGGTTCACCCCACTGGGTTCCGGCTCGGCATCTCGACCGACTGGAAGTCCCGCTGGTTCGCAGACAAGCTCTACAAGGACTACATCGGCGAGGACGTCAAGATCCGCCGGATGATGTCCAAGGGCCTCGAGCGGGCCGGCATCTCCAAGGTCGACATCGAGCGCACCCGGGACCGGGTCCGCGTCGACATCCACACCGCCCGGCCGGGCATCGTCATCGGCCGTAAGGGTGCGGAGGCCGACCGGATCCGCGGCGAGCTGGAGAAGCTCACCGGCAAGCAGGTGCAGCTGAACATCATCGAGGTGAAGAGCCCCGAGTCGGACGCGCAGCTGGTCGCCCAGGGCGTGGCCGAGCAGCTGTCCAGCCGGGTCAGCTTCCGCCGGGCCATGCGCAAGGCGATGCAGTCGGCCATGAAGAACCCGGTCGTCAAGGGCATCCGGGTGCAGGTCTCGGGCCGTCTGGGCGGCGCCGAGATGAGCCGGACCGAGTTCTACCGTGAGGGCCGGGTTCCGCTGCACACGCTGCGGGCCAACATCGAGTACGGCTTCTTCGAGGCCCGTACCACCTTCGGCCGGATCGGCGTGAAGGTGTGGATCTACAAGGGCGACGCCGTCCCGGGCCGGGAGGCTCCGGCCGAGGCCGGTCCGTCCCGCCCGCGTCGTGAGCGCGGCGAGCGTCCCGAGCGTCCGCGCCGTGGCCGGTCGGGTTCGGCCGGCACGACCGCCGGGGGCACCGAGGCTGGCCGGGCTGCCGCGACGACACTCGCGCAGGCCGCCGAGACGCCGGCCGGTGAGCCGGTGGACACCGCCGCCGTCGCCGCAGCAGCGTCGGCTCCGGCAGAAAAGCAGCAGGAGGGCTGA
- the rplV gene encoding 50S ribosomal protein L22, with product MPGKGDAPVLPGARAVARHVRISPMKARRVVNLVRGLPAKEALTVLQFAPQAASEQVYKVLASAIANAENNERLDPDALLVSEAFVDEGPTMKRFRPRAQGRAYRIRKRTCHITVAVEAVAPAAAKKSAAKKAAPAKQAEAAETESTTEGAE from the coding sequence ATGCCAGGAAAGGGCGACGCTCCGGTGCTTCCGGGCGCGCGGGCGGTTGCGCGGCACGTGCGCATCTCGCCGATGAAGGCGCGCCGGGTGGTCAACCTCGTCCGCGGCCTGCCCGCGAAGGAGGCGCTCACGGTGCTGCAGTTCGCGCCGCAGGCTGCGAGCGAGCAGGTGTACAAGGTGCTCGCGAGCGCGATCGCCAACGCGGAGAACAACGAGCGGCTGGACCCCGACGCGCTGCTCGTCAGCGAGGCGTTCGTCGACGAGGGCCCGACCATGAAGCGGTTCCGGCCGCGGGCGCAGGGCCGGGCGTACCGGATCCGCAAGCGCACCTGCCACATCACCGTGGCGGTCGAGGCGGTCGCGCCGGCCGCGGCGAAGAAGTCCGCGGCGAAGAAGGCCGCCCCGGCGAAGCAGGCCGAGGCCGCTGAGACGGAGAGCACGACGGAGGGTGCCGAGTAA
- the rpsS gene encoding 30S ribosomal protein S19 has protein sequence MPRSLKKGPFVDDHLLKKVETQNEKGSKNVIKTWSRRSTIIPEMLGHTIAVHDGRKHVPVFVTEAMVGHKLGEFALTRTFKGHEKDDRKSRRR, from the coding sequence ATGCCTCGCAGCCTGAAGAAGGGCCCGTTCGTAGACGACCACCTGCTCAAGAAGGTGGAGACGCAGAACGAGAAGGGCTCGAAGAACGTCATCAAGACCTGGTCGCGGCGCTCGACGATCATTCCCGAGATGCTCGGGCACACGATCGCCGTGCACGACGGACGCAAGCACGTCCCGGTGTTCGTCACCGAGGCGATGGTCGGGCACAAGCTCGGCGAGTTCGCGCTGACCCGAACGTTCAAGGGTCACGAGAAGGACGACCGGAAGAGCCGCCGGCGCTGA
- the rplB gene encoding 50S ribosomal protein L2 has translation MAIRKYKPTTPGRRGSSVADFAEITRSEPEKSLVVPLPKKGGRNTYGRITTRHHGGGHKRQYRLIDFKRVDKDGVPAKVAHIEYDPNRTARIALLHYADGEKRYIIAPKDLKQGDVVESGPSADIKPGNNLPLRNIPVGTTIHSVELRPGGGAKLARSAGVGIQLLGREGAYATLRMPSGEIRRVDVRCRASIGEIGNADQSNINWGKAGRMRWKGKRPTVRGVAMNPVDHPHGGGEGKTSGGRHPVNPQGKPEGRTRRKGQPSDRLIVRRRYATRKRG, from the coding sequence ATGGCTATCCGTAAGTACAAGCCGACGACGCCGGGCCGGCGTGGCTCGAGTGTCGCCGACTTCGCCGAGATCACCCGGTCGGAGCCCGAGAAGTCGCTGGTGGTGCCGCTGCCGAAGAAGGGCGGACGCAACACCTACGGCCGGATCACCACCCGGCACCACGGTGGTGGTCACAAGCGCCAGTACCGTCTGATCGACTTCAAGCGGGTCGACAAGGACGGCGTGCCGGCGAAGGTCGCGCACATCGAGTACGACCCGAACCGCACCGCGCGGATCGCGCTGCTGCACTACGCCGACGGCGAGAAGCGCTACATCATCGCGCCGAAGGACCTGAAGCAGGGCGACGTCGTCGAGTCGGGCCCGTCCGCCGACATCAAGCCGGGCAACAACCTGCCGCTGCGCAACATCCCGGTCGGTACCACGATCCACAGCGTGGAGCTGCGTCCGGGCGGTGGCGCCAAGCTGGCCCGTTCGGCCGGCGTCGGCATCCAGCTGCTCGGCCGTGAGGGCGCGTACGCGACCCTCCGCATGCCGTCCGGTGAGATCCGGCGGGTCGACGTGCGGTGCCGCGCCAGCATCGGCGAGATCGGCAACGCCGACCAGTCGAACATCAACTGGGGTAAGGCCGGTCGGATGCGGTGGAAGGGCAAGCGCCCGACCGTCCGTGGTGTCGCGATGAACCCGGTCGACCACCCGCACGGTGGTGGTGAGGGTAAGACCTCCGGTGGTCGCCACCCGGTCAACCCGCAGGGTAAGCCCGAGGGCCGCACCCGTCGTAAGGGTCAGCCGAGTGACCGGCTGATCGTCCGCCGCCGCTACGCCACCCGCAAGCGCGGCTAA
- the rplW gene encoding 50S ribosomal protein L23 — protein MSTIADPRDVIVAPVVSEKSYSELNRNWYTFLVHPDANKTEIKIAVQQIFNVRVLSVNTLNREGKRKRTRTGFGKRKDTKRAMVKLADGDRIEAFGGPVS, from the coding sequence GTGAGCACGATCGCGGATCCGCGTGACGTCATCGTCGCGCCGGTCGTCTCGGAGAAGAGCTACAGCGAGCTGAACCGCAACTGGTACACCTTCCTGGTGCACCCGGACGCCAACAAGACCGAGATCAAGATCGCTGTCCAGCAGATCTTCAACGTCCGCGTCCTGTCGGTCAACACGCTCAACCGCGAGGGCAAGCGCAAGCGGACCCGCACCGGGTTCGGTAAGCGCAAGGACACCAAGCGGGCGATGGTGAAGCTGGCTGACGGTGACCGTATCGAGGCCTTCGGCGGCCCGGTCAGCTGA
- the rplD gene encoding 50S ribosomal protein L4 codes for MTTVDVLNVEGAKSGSVELPADIFDAQANVALMHQVVVAQLAAARQGTHKTKTRGEVAGGGKKPYKQKGTGRARQGSIRAPQFAGGGVVHGPVPRDYSQRTPKKMKAAALRGALSDRARAGQVHVVEAFVSGEKPSTKAALATLAKLTEARRVLVVLSSTDELNWVSLRNEPRVHLIEAGQLNTYDVLVADDVVFTKDALDEFLGVPAETTEEGGK; via the coding sequence GTGACCACCGTTGACGTCCTCAACGTCGAAGGCGCCAAGAGCGGCTCCGTCGAGCTGCCGGCCGACATCTTCGACGCCCAGGCCAACGTCGCGCTGATGCACCAGGTCGTGGTGGCCCAGCTCGCGGCCGCGCGCCAGGGCACGCACAAGACCAAGACCCGCGGCGAGGTCGCCGGTGGCGGCAAGAAGCCGTACAAGCAGAAGGGCACCGGTCGGGCCCGGCAGGGTTCGATCCGCGCGCCGCAGTTCGCCGGCGGTGGCGTGGTCCACGGCCCGGTGCCGCGTGACTACAGCCAGCGCACCCCGAAGAAGATGAAGGCCGCCGCCCTGCGTGGCGCCCTCTCCGACCGGGCGCGCGCCGGCCAGGTGCACGTCGTCGAGGCGTTCGTCTCGGGCGAGAAGCCGTCGACCAAGGCCGCCCTGGCCACGCTGGCCAAGCTGACCGAGGCCCGTCGGGTCCTGGTCGTGCTGAGCAGCACCGACGAGCTGAACTGGGTGTCGCTGCGCAACGAGCCGCGGGTGCACCTGATCGAGGCCGGCCAGCTCAACACGTACGACGTGCTGGTGGCCGACGACGTGGTCTTCACGAAGGACGCCCTGGACGAGTTCCTCGGCGTTCCCGCCGAGACCACCGAGGAGGGTGGCAAGTGA
- the rplC gene encoding 50S ribosomal protein L3 produces MDRQVKGILGAKLGMTQVWDNNRVVPVTVVQAGPCVVTQVRSADKDGYSAVQLAYGTIDPRKVKKPISGHYAKADVAPRRHIVELRTTDAADYSPGQEVTVEEFPAGVSVDVTGKTKGKGYAGPMKRHGFHGLRASHGVERKHRSPGSIGGASTPGRVFKGVRMAGRMGGVRYTVQNLTVQAVDTENNLLLVRGAIPGPKGALVLVRTAAKTKAKKGGAAK; encoded by the coding sequence ATGGACAGGCAAGTCAAGGGGATCCTGGGCGCAAAGCTCGGCATGACCCAGGTCTGGGACAACAACCGCGTTGTCCCGGTGACCGTGGTTCAGGCCGGCCCGTGCGTCGTCACCCAGGTTCGTAGCGCCGACAAGGACGGTTACTCCGCGGTCCAGCTGGCGTACGGCACGATCGACCCGCGCAAGGTTAAGAAGCCGATCAGCGGGCACTACGCCAAGGCGGACGTGGCGCCGCGCCGGCACATCGTCGAGCTGCGCACCACCGACGCCGCGGACTACTCGCCGGGCCAGGAGGTCACGGTCGAGGAGTTCCCGGCCGGGGTGTCGGTCGACGTGACCGGCAAGACCAAGGGCAAGGGCTACGCCGGCCCGATGAAGCGGCACGGCTTCCACGGTCTGCGCGCCAGCCACGGTGTCGAGCGCAAGCACCGCTCGCCCGGCTCCATCGGCGGCGCGTCGACGCCCGGCCGCGTCTTCAAGGGCGTCCGGATGGCCGGCCGGATGGGTGGCGTGCGCTACACCGTCCAGAACCTGACCGTCCAGGCGGTCGACACCGAGAACAACCTCCTGCTCGTCCGTGGTGCCATCCCCGGTCCCAAGGGCGCGCTGGTCCTGGTCCGTACCGCGGCCAAGACCAAGGCGAAGAAGGGCGGTGCGGCCAAGTGA
- the rpsJ gene encoding 30S ribosomal protein S10, protein MAGQKIRIRLKAYDHEVVDSSARKIVETVTRTGAQVAGPVPLPTEINRFCVIRSPHKYKDSREHFEMRTHKRLIDIIDPTPKTVDSLMRLDLPAGVDIEIKL, encoded by the coding sequence ATGGCGGGACAGAAGATCCGCATCCGGCTCAAGGCCTATGACCACGAGGTCGTCGACTCCTCGGCTCGGAAGATCGTCGAGACGGTGACGCGTACCGGGGCGCAGGTCGCTGGCCCGGTGCCGCTGCCCACGGAGATCAACCGTTTCTGCGTTATCCGCTCGCCGCACAAGTACAAGGACTCGCGCGAGCACTTCGAGATGCGTACGCACAAGCGGCTGATCGACATCATCGACCCGACCCCGAAGACGGTCGACTCGCTCATGCGCCTCGACCTGCCGGCTGGCGTCGACATCGAGATCAAGCTGTAG
- the tuf gene encoding elongation factor Tu yields MAKAKFERTKPHVNIGTIGHIDHGKTTLTAAITKVLHDRYPDVNPYTPFDEIDKAPEEKARGITISIAHVEYQTEARHYAHVDCPGHADYIKNMITGAAQMDGAILVVAATDGPMPQTREHVLLARQVGVPYIVVALNKSDMVDDEELLELVELEVRELLSAQEYPGDDLPVVRVSALKALEGEPEWTDRLMELMNAVDTAIPQPERETEKPFLMPIEDVFTITGRGTVVTGRAERGILKPNEEVEIVGIREKSQKTVCTGIEMFRKLLDEARAGENVGLLLRGIKREDVERGMVVVKPGTSTPHTEFEATVYILSKEEGGRHTPFFQNYRPQFYFRTTDVTGVVTLPEGTEMVMPGDNTTMAVKLIQPIAMEENLKFAIREGGRTVGAGRVTKINK; encoded by the coding sequence GTGGCGAAGGCGAAGTTCGAGCGGACTAAGCCGCACGTCAACATCGGCACCATTGGTCACATCGACCACGGTAAGACGACGCTGACGGCGGCCATCACCAAGGTCCTGCACGACAGGTATCCGGATGTCAACCCCTACACGCCGTTCGACGAGATCGACAAGGCGCCGGAGGAGAAGGCCCGCGGTATCACGATCTCGATCGCACACGTCGAGTACCAGACCGAGGCGCGGCACTACGCACACGTCGACTGCCCCGGTCACGCCGACTACATCAAGAACATGATCACCGGCGCCGCGCAGATGGACGGCGCGATCCTGGTGGTGGCCGCGACCGACGGCCCGATGCCGCAGACCCGCGAGCACGTGCTGCTGGCCCGCCAGGTCGGCGTGCCCTACATCGTCGTGGCGCTGAACAAGAGCGACATGGTCGATGACGAGGAGCTGCTCGAGCTCGTCGAGCTCGAGGTCCGCGAGCTGCTGTCGGCGCAGGAGTACCCGGGCGACGACCTGCCGGTCGTTCGCGTCTCGGCGCTGAAGGCGCTCGAGGGCGAGCCGGAGTGGACCGACCGGCTCATGGAGCTGATGAACGCGGTTGACACCGCGATCCCGCAGCCGGAGCGGGAGACCGAGAAGCCGTTCCTCATGCCGATCGAGGACGTCTTCACGATCACCGGTCGTGGCACGGTTGTCACCGGTCGCGCGGAGCGTGGCATCCTCAAGCCGAACGAGGAGGTGGAGATCGTCGGCATCCGCGAGAAGTCGCAGAAGACGGTCTGCACCGGCATCGAGATGTTCCGCAAGCTGCTCGACGAGGCCCGCGCGGGCGAGAACGTCGGTCTGCTGCTGCGTGGCATCAAGCGCGAGGACGTCGAGCGCGGCATGGTGGTCGTCAAGCCCGGCACCAGCACCCCGCACACCGAGTTCGAGGCGACGGTCTACATCCTCTCCAAGGAGGAGGGCGGCCGGCACACCCCGTTCTTCCAGAACTACCGTCCGCAGTTCTACTTCCGGACCACGGACGTCACCGGCGTCGTCACGCTGCCCGAGGGCACCGAGATGGTCATGCCGGGCGACAACACCACGATGGCCGTGAAGCTGATCCAGCCCATCGCGATGGAGGAGAACCTCAAGTTCGCGATCCGGGAGGGTGGCCGGACGGTCGGCGCGGGTCGCGTCACCAAGATCAACAAGTGA
- the fusA gene encoding elongation factor G produces the protein MAAADALANVRNIGIMAHIDAGKTTTTERILFYTGITYKIGEVHEGAAVMDWMEQEQERGITITSAATKCEWKGHTIQIIDTPGHVDFTVEVERSLRVLDGAVAVYDGVAGVEPQTENVWRQADKYNVPRMCFVNKLDRTGADFFRCVQMMIDRLNATPLVLQIPIGLEADHIGVVDLIGMRALTWRGETQKGEDYAIEEIPADLADSAAEWREKLMETLADVDDAIMEKYLEGEEISVEAIKAAIRRATIAGKANPVLCGSAFKNKGVQPMLDAVVDFLPSPLDIPAIEGTATDGETPLQRKPSTSEPFSGLAFKIQTDKHLGKLTYVRVYSGVVESGSQVVNSTKDRKERIGKIYQMHANKREERSSAKAGDIIAVQGLKQTTTGDTLCDPANPVILESMTFPEPVIDVAVEPKTKADQEKLSTAIQRLAEEDPTFRVKLDEETGQTVISGMGELHLDILVDRMRREFNVEANIGKPQVAYRETIRRPVEKIEYTHKKQTGGSGQYARVIISLEPLPLDNDTPTYEFANAVTGGRIPREFIPSVDAGAQDAMQYGILAGFPLVGVKLTLVDGQYHEVDSSEMAFKIAGSMALKEAARKADPALLEPMMAVEVTTPEENMGDVIGDLNSRRGIIQAMEERGGARVVRALVPLSEMFGYVGDLRSKTQGRASYSMQFDSYAEVPQSVAKEIIAKATGE, from the coding sequence GTGGCCGCCGCAGACGCGCTCGCCAACGTACGCAACATCGGCATCATGGCGCACATCGATGCCGGTAAGACCACGACCACCGAGCGGATTCTGTTCTACACCGGTATCACGTACAAGATCGGTGAGGTCCACGAGGGCGCTGCCGTCATGGACTGGATGGAGCAGGAGCAGGAGCGTGGTATCACCATCACCTCCGCTGCCACCAAGTGTGAGTGGAAGGGCCACACGATCCAGATCATCGACACGCCCGGCCACGTCGACTTCACGGTCGAGGTCGAGCGGTCGCTGCGGGTGCTGGACGGTGCGGTCGCGGTCTACGACGGCGTCGCCGGCGTGGAGCCGCAGACGGAGAACGTCTGGCGTCAGGCGGACAAGTACAACGTCCCCCGGATGTGCTTCGTCAACAAGCTCGACCGGACCGGTGCCGACTTCTTCCGCTGCGTGCAGATGATGATCGACCGGCTCAACGCCACCCCGCTGGTGCTCCAGATCCCGATCGGGCTCGAGGCCGACCACATCGGCGTCGTCGACCTGATCGGCATGCGCGCCCTCACCTGGCGCGGGGAGACCCAGAAGGGTGAGGACTACGCGATCGAGGAGATCCCGGCCGACCTGGCCGACTCCGCGGCCGAGTGGCGCGAGAAGCTGATGGAGACCCTGGCCGACGTCGACGACGCGATCATGGAGAAGTACCTGGAGGGCGAGGAGATCTCCGTCGAGGCGATCAAGGCCGCCATCCGCCGGGCCACCATCGCCGGCAAGGCCAACCCGGTTCTCTGCGGCTCCGCGTTCAAGAACAAGGGCGTCCAGCCCATGCTCGACGCCGTGGTCGACTTCCTGCCGTCGCCGCTGGACATCCCGGCGATTGAGGGCACGGCCACCGACGGCGAGACCCCGCTGCAGCGGAAGCCTTCCACGTCGGAGCCCTTCTCGGGCCTGGCCTTCAAGATCCAGACCGACAAGCACCTCGGCAAGCTCACCTACGTCCGGGTCTACTCCGGCGTGGTCGAGTCCGGGTCCCAGGTGGTCAACTCCACCAAGGACCGCAAGGAGCGGATCGGCAAGATCTACCAGATGCACGCCAACAAGCGGGAGGAGCGCAGCTCCGCCAAGGCTGGCGACATCATCGCGGTCCAGGGTCTGAAGCAGACGACCACCGGTGACACCCTGTGCGACCCGGCGAACCCGGTAATCCTGGAGTCGATGACCTTCCCGGAGCCGGTCATCGATGTCGCCGTCGAGCCGAAGACCAAGGCTGACCAGGAGAAGCTCAGCACCGCCATCCAGCGGCTGGCCGAGGAGGACCCGACCTTCCGCGTCAAGCTGGACGAGGAGACCGGTCAGACGGTCATCTCCGGCATGGGCGAGCTGCACCTGGACATCCTGGTCGACCGGATGCGCCGCGAGTTCAACGTCGAGGCGAACATCGGTAAGCCGCAGGTGGCGTACCGCGAGACGATCCGCCGTCCGGTGGAGAAGATCGAGTACACCCACAAGAAGCAGACCGGTGGTTCCGGCCAGTACGCCCGGGTCATCATCAGCCTGGAGCCGCTGCCGCTGGACAACGACACCCCGACCTACGAGTTCGCGAACGCCGTCACCGGTGGCCGGATCCCCAGGGAGTTCATCCCCTCGGTGGACGCGGGCGCCCAGGACGCCATGCAGTACGGCATCCTCGCCGGCTTCCCGCTGGTGGGTGTCAAGCTGACGCTGGTGGATGGTCAGTACCACGAGGTCGACTCGTCCGAGATGGCGTTCAAGATCGCCGGCTCGATGGCGCTGAAGGAGGCGGCCCGCAAGGCCGACCCGGCGCTGCTCGAGCCGATGATGGCCGTTGAGGTCACCACTCCTGAGGAGAACATGGGTGACGTCATCGGCGACCTCAACTCCCGCCGTGGCATCATCCAGGCGATGGAGGAGCGCGGCGGTGCCCGCGTCGTCCGCGCCCTGGTGCCGTTGTCGGAGATGTTCGGCTACGTCGGCGACCTGCGGTCGAAGACCCAGGGCCGGGCTAGCTACAGCATGCAGTTCGACTCCTACGCCGAGGTTCCGCAGAGCGTGGCGAAGGAGATCATCGCCAAGGCGACGGGTGAGTGA
- the rpsG gene encoding 30S ribosomal protein S7, translating to MPRKGPAPRKPLVADPVYNSPLVTQLVNKILLRGKRQLAERIVYAALEGCREKSGTDPVVTLKRAMDNVKPTLEVRSRRVGGATYQVPVEVRPARATTLGLRWLVTYSKARREKTMVERLMNELLDASNGLGAAVKRREDTHKMAESNKAFAHYRW from the coding sequence ATGCCGCGTAAGGGACCCGCTCCGCGGAAGCCGCTGGTCGCTGACCCGGTGTACAACTCGCCGTTGGTCACCCAGCTGGTGAACAAGATCCTGCTGCGCGGCAAGCGTCAGCTCGCCGAGCGCATCGTGTACGCCGCCCTGGAGGGCTGCCGCGAGAAGAGCGGCACCGACCCGGTCGTCACCCTGAAGCGGGCGATGGACAACGTCAAGCCGACCCTCGAGGTGCGCAGCCGCCGTGTCGGTGGCGCCACCTACCAGGTGCCGGTCGAGGTCCGTCCCGCCCGGGCGACCACCCTCGGTCTGCGCTGGCTGGTGACGTACTCCAAGGCCCGTCGTGAGAAGACAATGGTCGAGCGGCTGATGAACGAGCTGCTGGACGCGAGCAACGGTCTGGGTGCCGCCGTCAAGCGGCGCGAGGACACGCACAAGATGGCCGAGTCCAACAAGGCCTTCGCGCACTACCGCTGGTAA
- the rpsL gene encoding 30S ribosomal protein S12, translating to MPTIQQLVRKGRQAKTTKTKTPALKGSPQRRGVCTRVYTTTPKKPNSALRKVARVKLSSQIEVTAYIPGVGHNLQEHSIVLVRGGRVKDLPGVRYKIVRGSLDTQGVRNRKQARSRYGAKKEKS from the coding sequence GTGCCCACGATCCAGCAGCTGGTCCGAAAGGGCCGCCAGGCCAAGACGACCAAGACCAAGACCCCGGCGCTGAAGGGTTCCCCTCAGCGGCGCGGTGTGTGCACCCGCGTGTACACCACCACCCCCAAGAAGCCGAACTCGGCGCTCCGCAAGGTCGCTCGTGTCAAGCTCAGCAGCCAGATCGAGGTGACCGCCTACATCCCGGGCGTGGGTCACAACCTGCAGGAGCACTCGATCGTGCTCGTCCGCGGCGGCCGGGTGAAGGACCTCCCCGGCGTGCGTTACAAGATCGTCCGCGGCTCGCTGGACACCCAGGGTGTCCGCAACCGCAAGCAGGCGCGCAGCCGTTACGGCGCGAAGAAGGAGAAGAGCTGA